One genomic region from Rhizomicrobium palustre encodes:
- the crcB gene encoding fluoride efflux transporter CrcB, translating to MPPLPLMLLVMLGGALGTGARYAVSGLVAGAIGETFPWGTLIINITGSFIIGFVFTLTAPDGRLMVSGGTRQFIMTGFCGGYTTFSSFSLQTLNLIRSGEWGAAGANIGGSVVLCMIGVWLGSMTASMINQLKGA from the coding sequence ATGCCGCCGCTGCCCTTGATGCTGCTTGTCATGCTGGGCGGGGCGCTGGGAACCGGGGCGCGCTATGCCGTTTCCGGGCTGGTGGCGGGCGCGATCGGCGAGACCTTTCCCTGGGGGACGCTGATCATCAACATCACCGGCTCTTTCATCATCGGCTTTGTCTTCACCCTCACCGCCCCGGACGGGCGGCTGATGGTTTCCGGCGGCACGCGGCAATTCATCATGACCGGCTTTTGCGGCGGCTACACCACCTTCTCCTCCTTCTCGCTGCAGACGCTGAATCTGATCCGCAGCGGGGAATGGGGCGCGGCGGGGGCCAATATCGGCGGCTCGGTGGTGCTGTGCATGATCGGCGTCTGGCTCGGCTCGATGACTGCGAGTATGATAAACCAACTCAAAGGGGCGTGA
- a CDS encoding HlyD family efflux transporter periplasmic adaptor subunit, translating into MDAGEAANSALLSEASAVTEAAAAARAKLLAEQQFLALKIKGMKEQLAQARSQIRYQQEQVEIAETDLKRFQIMAADHNVAERLVGDRRSAVLSAQQSLAGKYSDAAAVQQQIADALNRQEAIKSELKANDASAQSTGAQVTQKIIQNSAQSSDLVVASVGGRVQAIPVEQGQNLAAGATLAVITPKGARLEAELYAPSKAIGFVRPGQQVHLMYQAFPHEKFGVQLGRIVSLSHTILSPSELQIPGINVNQPVFRIRVVLANQSIHAYGENVPLQPGMLLSANIVFDHRTLLQWLFDPIYAAQK; encoded by the coding sequence ATGGATGCTGGCGAGGCAGCAAATTCAGCACTTTTATCGGAAGCAAGTGCGGTGACAGAGGCCGCTGCCGCGGCGCGAGCAAAACTGCTCGCGGAACAGCAGTTTCTTGCACTCAAGATAAAGGGGATGAAAGAGCAGCTTGCTCAAGCCCGTTCCCAGATCAGGTATCAGCAAGAGCAAGTAGAAATAGCCGAAACAGATTTGAAGCGATTTCAGATTATGGCCGCCGATCATAATGTGGCTGAACGCTTAGTCGGCGATCGGCGCTCCGCAGTTCTTTCGGCACAACAAAGTCTCGCGGGGAAGTATTCTGATGCCGCGGCGGTCCAGCAGCAAATCGCGGATGCTCTTAATCGCCAGGAAGCGATCAAATCAGAGCTGAAAGCCAACGATGCCAGCGCGCAATCTACGGGTGCGCAAGTTACGCAGAAGATTATTCAGAATAGCGCCCAGAGCTCTGACTTGGTTGTCGCCAGCGTCGGTGGCCGGGTCCAAGCTATACCTGTCGAACAAGGACAGAACTTGGCGGCAGGAGCAACTCTCGCCGTTATAACCCCGAAGGGCGCGCGCCTGGAAGCGGAACTTTATGCGCCGTCGAAGGCCATTGGGTTTGTCCGCCCAGGGCAGCAGGTTCACCTCATGTACCAGGCATTTCCTCATGAAAAATTTGGAGTGCAGCTCGGTAGGATCGTTTCGCTGTCCCATACGATACTCTCGCCTTCCGAGCTTCAAATCCCTGGCATCAATGTGAATCAGCCAGTGTTTCGCATACGGGTGGTTTTGGCGAACCAGAGCATTCATGCCTATGGCGAGAATGTTCCGCTTCAGCCAGGCATGCTCCTTAGCGCCAATATCGTTTTTGATCATCGAACGCTGCTGCAGTGGTTGTTTGATCCAATCTACGCGGCCCAAAAATGA
- a CDS encoding acyl-CoA carboxylase subunit beta produces MKHVIQELEARRARARLGGGEARIEAQHKKGKLTARERIELLLDPGSFEEFDMFVEHRNSEFDSHKSRIPGDGVVTGWGTINGRLAYVFAKDFTVFGGSLSETHAQKICKIQDMALQNGAPIIGLYDAGGARIQEGVASLAGFGEVFKRNVLASGVIPQISVIMGPCAGGDVYSPALTDFIFMVEGSSYMFITGPEVTRTVTHEEVTPEQLGGASVHTTKSSVADGAYENDVVCLEEIRRLYDFLPLNNREKSPHYPTTDETARIEPSLDTLVPDNPNKPYDMRELILKVADEGEFFEIGEAFARNILTGFGRIEGTTVGFVANQPLVLAGVLDSDASRKAARFVRFCDCFNIPIVTFVDVPGFLPGTAQEHGGIIKHGAKLLYAYTEATVPKITVITRKAYGGAYVVMNSKHLRGDVNYAWPFAEIAVMGAKGAVEIIFRKDANDPEALAARTKEYEEKFLNPFVAASRGFVDEIIRPHNTRKRLAGALRMLRGKQVTQPWKKHGNEPL; encoded by the coding sequence ATGAAGCATGTCATCCAGGAATTGGAAGCGCGCCGTGCGCGGGCGCGGCTTGGCGGTGGCGAGGCGCGCATCGAGGCACAGCACAAAAAGGGCAAGCTGACGGCGCGCGAACGCATCGAGCTTCTGCTGGATCCCGGCAGTTTCGAAGAATTCGACATGTTCGTGGAGCACAGGAACAGCGAATTCGACTCCCATAAAAGCCGCATCCCCGGCGATGGCGTGGTCACCGGCTGGGGCACCATCAATGGGCGCCTGGCCTATGTCTTCGCCAAGGATTTCACCGTCTTCGGCGGTTCGCTGTCCGAAACCCATGCCCAGAAGATCTGCAAGATCCAGGATATGGCGTTGCAGAATGGCGCCCCCATCATCGGACTTTATGATGCAGGCGGCGCACGCATTCAGGAAGGCGTCGCGTCGCTGGCGGGCTTTGGCGAGGTCTTCAAGCGCAATGTGCTGGCCTCCGGCGTCATCCCGCAGATTTCGGTGATCATGGGGCCATGTGCGGGCGGCGATGTCTATTCGCCCGCGCTGACCGATTTCATCTTCATGGTCGAAGGCTCGAGCTACATGTTTATCACCGGGCCAGAGGTAACGCGCACCGTCACCCATGAAGAGGTGACGCCGGAACAGCTTGGCGGCGCGTCCGTCCACACCACCAAATCCTCGGTCGCCGATGGGGCTTATGAAAACGATGTGGTGTGTCTGGAGGAAATCCGCCGCCTTTATGATTTCCTGCCGCTCAACAACCGCGAAAAGTCGCCGCATTATCCGACCACGGATGAAACCGCCCGCATCGAACCCTCGCTCGACACGCTGGTGCCCGATAATCCCAACAAGCCCTATGATATGCGCGAGCTAATCCTGAAGGTGGCGGATGAGGGCGAGTTTTTCGAAATTGGCGAGGCTTTCGCGCGTAATATTCTCACCGGCTTTGGCCGCATCGAAGGCACCACGGTCGGCTTTGTCGCCAATCAGCCGCTGGTCCTCGCAGGCGTGCTCGATAGCGATGCCAGCCGCAAGGCGGCGCGGTTCGTGCGCTTCTGCGATTGCTTCAACATTCCCATCGTCACCTTTGTCGATGTGCCCGGCTTTCTGCCCGGCACCGCGCAAGAGCATGGCGGCATCATCAAGCACGGCGCCAAGCTGTTATATGCCTATACCGAAGCAACGGTGCCCAAGATCACCGTCATCACGCGCAAGGCGTATGGCGGCGCTTATGTGGTGATGAATTCGAAACATTTGCGCGGCGATGTGAATTACGCCTGGCCCTTCGCCGAAATCGCGGTGATGGGCGCCAAAGGCGCGGTGGAGATCATCTTCAGGAAAGACGCGAACGATCCCGAAGCTTTGGCCGCGCGCACCAAGGAATATGAAGAGAAATTCCTCAACCCCTTCGTCGCCGCCAGCCGCGGCTTCGTGGACGAAATCATCCGCCCCCACAACACAAGAAAACGCCTCGCCGGCGCGCTGCGCATGTTGCGCGGCAAACAGGTGACGCAACCCTGGAAAAAACACGGCAACGAGCCGTTGTAA
- a CDS encoding endonuclease domain-containing protein — translation MAEKFARWLRQNLTDAERILWSRLRDLKQIGLHFRRQVPFDRYVADFCCHSAKLIVELDGDQHGSDASLSYDAHRTAYLNSRGYRVLRFANLEVMCELNRVIDAIVLASRDPHPDRFALRPPRKGEVK, via the coding sequence ATGGCGGAGAAGTTTGCCCGGTGGCTTCGGCAAAATCTCACGGATGCGGAACGCATCCTCTGGTCGCGGCTGCGCGATCTGAAGCAGATTGGGCTGCACTTTCGCCGCCAAGTTCCCTTTGATCGTTATGTCGCCGACTTTTGTTGTCACTCGGCGAAACTGATTGTCGAACTGGACGGCGACCAACATGGGAGCGATGCGTCGCTATCCTATGACGCGCATCGCACCGCGTATTTGAATTCCCGCGGATATCGCGTGCTGCGCTTCGCCAATTTGGAAGTAATGTGTGAACTTAATCGCGTGATCGACGCCATTGTACTGGCGTCAAGAGACCCCCACCCGGATCGCTTCGCTCTCCGACCTCCCCGCAAGGGGGAGGTTAAATAA
- a CDS encoding DUF190 domain-containing protein: MQLPKEATLLRVFFGEADQHHGKPLYEAIVLKARELGLAGATVIRCPMGFGQSSRLHTTKILRLSEDLPLVVEIVDSEEKIEAFLPVLDTMMGSGLVTIEKVKVLRYGVKVN, translated from the coding sequence ATGCAGCTTCCCAAAGAGGCCACCCTCTTACGTGTTTTCTTCGGCGAGGCCGATCAGCATCACGGCAAACCGCTTTACGAGGCCATTGTGCTGAAAGCGCGCGAGCTGGGGCTGGCGGGCGCCACCGTGATCCGCTGCCCGATGGGCTTCGGCCAATCCAGCCGCCTGCACACCACAAAAATCCTCCGCCTCTCCGAAGATTTGCCGCTGGTGGTGGAGATCGTCGATAGCGAAGAAAAGATCGAAGCGTTTCTGCCCGTGCTGGACACGATGATGGGATCGGGCCTGGTCACCATCGAAAAGGTGAAGGTGCTGCGCTATGGGGTGAAGGTGAATTAG
- a CDS encoding peptidase domain-containing ABC transporter — protein MTIALLDQIHVYGGRRTPVVEAAEAAECGLACLVMVARYYGHNVDLNGLRQRMTVSMQGLTLRGLMTMAGQMCLAPRALKVEMEDLSKLKLPAILHWNLNHFVVLTKLSNAGAVIHDPACGRRIMQTTELSKYFTGVALELSPTQDFKPWEARSPVRIQQLWSGMSGFQRTLFEMFVLSITLQIVTFAAPFQMQLVVDQAISHSDQDLLAVIALGFGGLVALQCGIQFLRDRVILIAGSLLGFQVVGNLVRHLIRLPSDFFEKRHLGDILSRIHSSEPIRSAITQGLVGAIIDGVMSLVAVIIMFLYSGILTGVVLFSIVLYLGVIAAVYPTMRSRSLEQILASAKEQTNLMETLRAAVTIKIMGREIEREAVWRNMYAGVINSSLSVGNLQITTAAIQNIIGGLQTVIVIYLGATYVVQGGGFSVGMLFAFLSFRQTYTERMASLTNQLMQFRLLGLHLERLGDIINAKPDVSEEASVALDVKGGIEAKNLTFRYGAADAPILHKCSLSVAPGEFVAITGMSGCGKSTLLKLLLGLYQPDAGQILLDGYVATPSIWRSWRSQIGVVAQDDRLLSGSIADNIAFFDPDMHMGRVTAAAQAARVHDDILRMPMQYLSLIGDMGSALSGGQRQRILLARALYREPKVLILDEGTANLDEKTELEIANLISTLPITRIVVAHRPALLRAAHRTYRLEDGSIVARSNQQP, from the coding sequence ATGACGATAGCCCTTCTCGACCAGATCCATGTTTACGGGGGGCGTCGCACACCCGTTGTTGAAGCAGCCGAAGCTGCTGAGTGTGGCCTCGCATGTCTTGTCATGGTGGCCCGCTATTATGGCCATAATGTAGATTTGAATGGCTTGCGTCAGCGTATGACAGTCTCGATGCAGGGCCTGACCTTGCGTGGCCTCATGACGATGGCGGGCCAGATGTGTCTTGCGCCGCGGGCCCTTAAAGTAGAGATGGAGGATCTAAGCAAACTAAAGCTGCCCGCAATTCTCCATTGGAATTTGAACCATTTTGTCGTGCTCACCAAGCTCAGCAATGCTGGCGCCGTCATTCACGATCCTGCCTGCGGACGCCGGATCATGCAGACGACAGAACTGTCCAAATATTTCACGGGGGTCGCCCTGGAGCTGTCTCCCACCCAAGATTTCAAGCCTTGGGAAGCGCGTTCTCCGGTGCGCATTCAACAGCTTTGGTCGGGCATGTCGGGGTTCCAGCGCACCTTGTTCGAGATGTTTGTCCTCTCGATCACCCTGCAAATCGTAACTTTCGCTGCACCATTCCAAATGCAGTTGGTAGTTGATCAGGCAATTTCTCATTCCGATCAGGACTTGCTGGCGGTGATCGCCCTGGGTTTCGGTGGCTTGGTCGCCTTACAATGCGGAATCCAGTTTCTGCGCGACCGCGTTATTCTGATCGCCGGGAGCCTTTTAGGGTTTCAGGTCGTCGGAAACCTTGTCCGGCACTTGATAAGGCTGCCGAGCGATTTCTTCGAAAAACGCCATCTGGGTGACATCCTCTCTCGAATCCATTCATCTGAACCGATCCGAAGTGCGATCACTCAAGGGCTTGTCGGCGCGATTATAGACGGCGTCATGTCGCTCGTCGCCGTGATCATAATGTTCCTCTACTCCGGCATACTCACCGGCGTCGTACTTTTTTCCATAGTCCTTTATTTGGGTGTGATTGCGGCCGTCTACCCCACCATGCGATCCCGTTCGCTTGAGCAAATTCTCGCTTCGGCGAAAGAGCAAACCAATCTTATGGAGACGTTGCGGGCAGCAGTGACGATCAAGATCATGGGGAGGGAAATCGAGAGAGAGGCCGTTTGGCGGAACATGTACGCCGGTGTGATCAATAGCAGCCTCTCCGTGGGAAATCTTCAAATCACAACAGCGGCCATTCAGAATATTATTGGCGGACTGCAGACAGTAATCGTGATCTACCTCGGTGCAACGTATGTGGTCCAGGGGGGTGGGTTTTCTGTTGGGATGTTGTTCGCCTTCTTATCATTCCGACAAACCTACACGGAGCGGATGGCGTCTCTCACGAACCAGCTCATGCAATTTCGCCTTCTTGGTCTGCATCTCGAAAGGTTAGGCGACATCATAAATGCGAAGCCTGATGTTTCAGAAGAGGCGTCGGTGGCACTGGATGTAAAGGGAGGGATTGAAGCAAAGAATTTGACTTTCCGGTATGGTGCAGCCGATGCGCCAATCCTTCACAAATGTAGTTTGAGCGTTGCTCCCGGGGAGTTTGTGGCCATTACCGGCATGTCCGGGTGTGGCAAGAGTACATTGCTTAAGCTTCTACTCGGGCTGTACCAACCCGATGCAGGACAAATTCTGCTGGATGGGTATGTGGCTACACCATCCATTTGGCGGAGTTGGCGCTCGCAAATCGGAGTTGTTGCACAAGATGACCGCCTTCTTTCTGGGTCAATCGCGGATAACATCGCTTTTTTTGATCCAGACATGCACATGGGCCGTGTAACAGCAGCCGCTCAAGCAGCAAGAGTACACGATGATATCCTGCGTATGCCCATGCAGTACCTCTCATTAATTGGCGATATGGGCTCGGCTCTTTCAGGAGGGCAGAGGCAGCGCATTTTGCTGGCGCGCGCGCTTTATCGTGAGCCAAAGGTTCTCATTCTCGACGAGGGGACTGCGAATTTGGATGAAAAGACAGAGCTTGAAATAGCCAACCTTATTTCCACTTTGCCAATCACGAGAATTGTTGTTGCCCACCGTCCCGCGTTGCTGCGAGCCGCGCATCGGACGTACCGGCTTGAGGACGGGAGCATCGTTGCGCGTAGCAATCAGCAACCGTAG
- a CDS encoding RluA family pseudouridine synthase gives MDRQHRISRDDNGIRLDRWFKRHFPALTHGRLEKLLRTGQIRLDGSRVKGSDRLSEGQMLRLPPLVTEGDLTEKPRSPEAVMKGSLEDYVLHMDSSVIVINKPSGLATQGGSGLTKHVDGMLDSLMFEKKQRPRLVHRLDRDTSGVLVIARTVPAAAALAKSLADRDASKIYWALTKGVPEKKKGTVKAALVKEGGFGPHGKDEKMTVRDGEDSKHAMTDYMVMGEAGEEFAFVAAKPVTGRTHQIRVHMAFLGTPIVGDFKYGGAEVKGTGAIADRLHLHARSIDIAHPDGGRLQVTAPLPPHMRASFETLGFDPDQEPKAFSFKKAPRKEDGEKKKKFFPRPDGKKGDPKVFGKFKKDAPKKAPGKKKTVGAQKPRSKKR, from the coding sequence ATGGACCGCCAGCACCGCATCAGCCGCGACGACAACGGCATCAGGCTCGACCGCTGGTTTAAGCGGCATTTCCCGGCCCTAACCCATGGCCGGCTGGAGAAACTCCTGCGCACCGGCCAGATCCGCCTGGATGGCTCCCGGGTGAAAGGCTCTGATCGGCTTTCCGAGGGCCAGATGCTGCGCCTGCCGCCGCTGGTGACCGAAGGCGACCTCACCGAGAAGCCCCGCAGCCCGGAAGCGGTGATGAAGGGCAGCCTGGAGGATTATGTCCTCCACATGGATTCCTCGGTCATCGTCATTAACAAGCCCTCGGGGCTTGCCACTCAGGGTGGGTCCGGCCTCACCAAACACGTCGATGGCATGCTGGATTCGCTGATGTTCGAGAAGAAGCAGCGCCCGCGTCTGGTGCATCGCCTCGACCGCGACACCTCCGGCGTGCTCGTCATCGCCCGCACCGTGCCCGCCGCCGCCGCGCTGGCCAAATCCCTGGCCGACCGCGACGCCTCCAAAATCTACTGGGCGCTGACCAAAGGCGTGCCGGAGAAGAAGAAAGGCACGGTGAAGGCCGCGCTGGTGAAGGAAGGCGGCTTCGGCCCGCATGGCAAAGACGAGAAAATGACTGTGCGCGATGGCGAGGATTCCAAACACGCCATGACCGATTACATGGTGATGGGCGAGGCGGGTGAGGAGTTTGCGTTTGTCGCCGCCAAGCCGGTCACCGGCCGCACCCATCAAATTCGCGTCCATATGGCGTTCTTGGGCACGCCCATTGTCGGTGATTTCAAATATGGCGGGGCAGAGGTCAAAGGCACCGGCGCCATAGCCGACCGCTTGCATCTGCATGCTCGCAGCATCGACATCGCCCATCCCGATGGCGGCCGCCTGCAAGTGACCGCGCCCTTGCCGCCGCATATGCGGGCGAGCTTCGAGACGTTGGGCTTTGATCCCGATCAGGAACCCAAAGCCTTCTCCTTCAAGAAAGCCCCGCGCAAGGAAGACGGCGAGAAGAAAAAGAAATTCTTCCCCCGCCCCGACGGGAAAAAAGGCGATCCCAAAGTGTTCGGCAAGTTCAAGAAGGACGCGCCCAAGAAAGCCCCCGGTAAGAAGAAAACCGTTGGCGCCCAAAAACCCCGGAGCAAGAAGCGTTGA
- a CDS encoding ATP12 family chaperone protein: MKRFYKAVSVSAAPYQILLDGKAVKTPMRLALTLPSQALAEAVAEEWRGQGEEIKPDTMPLTKLANTALDRVSELREEVIHQIAAYANDNLCYRADAPADLAARQKAEWDPLLKWAEKRYGVSFEIRSGVTHFSQSFETVEALYAALTGYDDFALAALHNAATILASLVLTLALAEQRLSAEEAFALSQLEERYQAEQWGEDEEAAQRTEALRTELIAAETFLRLAKL; encoded by the coding sequence TTGAAGCGTTTTTACAAAGCAGTCTCTGTCTCCGCCGCCCCCTATCAAATTCTGCTCGATGGCAAGGCTGTGAAAACGCCGATGCGTTTGGCGTTGACACTGCCGTCGCAAGCGCTGGCCGAAGCGGTTGCAGAGGAATGGCGCGGGCAGGGCGAGGAGATCAAACCGGATACGATGCCGCTCACCAAGCTCGCCAATACCGCGCTCGATCGCGTTTCGGAATTGCGCGAGGAGGTGATCCATCAGATCGCCGCTTACGCCAACGACAATCTCTGCTACCGCGCCGATGCCCCCGCCGATCTCGCCGCGCGCCAGAAAGCCGAATGGGACCCGCTGCTGAAATGGGCGGAAAAACGCTATGGCGTCAGCTTCGAAATCCGCAGCGGCGTGACCCATTTCTCGCAAAGCTTCGAGACGGTCGAGGCGTTATATGCCGCGCTTACCGGTTATGATGATTTCGCGCTCGCCGCTTTGCACAACGCCGCCACCATCCTTGCTTCGCTGGTGTTGACCCTGGCCCTGGCGGAACAGCGGCTCAGCGCCGAAGAGGCTTTCGCGCTTTCCCAATTGGAAGAACGCTATCAAGCCGAGCAATGGGGCGAAGACGAAGAAGCCGCCCAACGCACCGAAGCCCTCCGCACGGAACTGATTGCGGCGGAGACGTTTCTGCGGCTGGCGAAACTTTAG